TAATTACAGACAAGCTGATGCCCAtacaaatcaacaaaaaaaaattgatggaaTACCCCGACCAATTTGGGTAACTAATTGACTCGGACACAATTCAGTATTCAGTTCTCCTTTTGTGATTTCCAATGTTAGTTTCATCTCTTGGATTTTATTTATGAAAGGTACAACCATGTGTTGATTTCTCCTGCGACTGATATGGGCATTGATATTACTATTGACTCCAAGTGGTTACAATTGTACAACAAACAGAGTGGACAACAAGCctcaataaaatacaacacacaaCTATTAACCTCTGAGATGAAATTGTCGAAGAGTCTAAACTAAACATATACACAGATAACTTGTAGTATGATCTTCATTTCAAGGGCAACAAATGTAACAGCTCTTGCTTATGCAAATCAATGTCAAATTCACTGTTATTGACCATGATATTAACAACACAAAAGACAGTGTGAACAAATCGCCTTAAAATCACTTCAACTATACATTGCACAGGGTCAAACACATTACTTTTGCAGtaagattaaaaaaaattttaatcAGGATTTTGAGCTTCAGTATTCATGATTGTTTAAAAAGAGGAATCAACGTCAGAGGAAATCCTAAACATAAAAGACGCAACCTTAGAACAAAACTAATAAGGGAAATGAAGTTAGATTCTTTCtaaatgtagatatatatatatatatatgcatgacaAAGAGAGGCTTTGTGCATAGGACGTGACTCAAGTTTCGCTAACCCTGTAACTTTGTTGGGCTACTTTCTAATGACTATATAAGTCACAGACACATCACCTAGTGTTATCTCCTGACACTCCTAATCATCTGCTTTTCTGCAACTAACAAAGATTTGCCCATCCTTCGCTATCATCTTGCTTTTGCTTTGAGCCAAATGTCATCCGATGAAAGAGTATACTGCGGTGGAAAAAAAATAGATTCCTTTAATGATTGGGGATGATTGCGGCGAATCAGTGATTAGAATCGTCGCATTCATCGCGAGGAGCCCTAGTCTTTAGCACAATTATCCTCATTTGCGTTTTTTTAAGCTCCGAAAGAGAAAAGTGGGATGACTGCGAATCATGGAATCATTAGCAATTAAGTACCAAGGCCACATCTCTTGTATATGACTCTACTATCCAATGGTAGAAATCAGGAGAAATCATTTAGCCGCTTAGGGTAACTGTAGAAATCACCACCACAAAGACTCCATAGTTCCCTAAGACTAATTAGACCCAGGACTTACAGTAGCCCCACAGCACCTTTGTTCACCTCGACTGCAACACAACAAAGataatatgtattttaaaagGTGCGCCATAATGGGTTACCACTGTATGAGCTATCTAATGCCTTTAGATTAAGTAAGGCTGGCTTTCACACACCTTCAGGGGGGCTCTCATCTTGGGAAAAATTACTTGTGGCtttcatcatgatcatcatcggCATATTGAGGAAACATCAAAAGCAGTTCTCTATTTTCATTTCGAATCATTCACATGAATAAACGTACTccttattttgtctttttcatgTTCTCTTAAATGCTGCAGGGTCTGTTGGCTTTAAATGGGCTCTCATTAAGACTTGGATTCTGTATACACTTACACATGCAAATCGTTATTCTTTCTTATTTCTTTCTTAACCCTCCCTTTTTTTTAACTTCTTCAATCTTGGTTACTTCGCGGTCACACCGCAGTGAATTAGCATACAACACATTTCTTTGGTATGTGTCAAGGCGAGGCACTATAgccacgtttttttttttttttgtggctGAAGAAATATAGAGCTCCTACTtgatacatacacacgtacatatatacatatgcaaaAACTTAATTCATTACTGTCGGATTTCAAGATTGGAAATACATCAAATATTTACGTTGTgggattaaaatgaaaattctgAAAAGTTTTTCAATTGAAAAGGAAAACTGTAGTCTGACTGTGTGACTCATCACAGTTGATTGGTTTCTATTACgtgaatacaaaaataaaattatcagACTTTGGATCAAAATCGACAACAATTGGAGGACCCGCAGTTTTCCGGTTACAAAGGATAAATTGCCGTTGTAATTTGGATGCATGCTATTCGTAATTTTCTTTTGAACTAAAAAAGTGACGTTAACAACATTAATGACACAAGAACCGAGATGTTATTTCTTATTTAATGCGCCGAAATTACTGAATGATATGGATGCATGTGTTTTGCTGAATGTCCTGCTCCTCTCCTTTGAGTCGGCAGACCCGTTTTTGCTTCGTAATTTGTCCCTTGTTTCCGGCGATTCCATCGTCAATCTGGGTAGGCTGTTATGTTGTTTAAGTTTGCCGACTTTCAGAGTTTCGTTTTCTTCTCGCAGTGACACTAGTTCACGTTTCATTCTCACATATTCTTTGAAACTTTGTTTTTCGACAATGGGtggatgatgttgatgatgatgctgctggtgttgatgatgatgttgttgttgttcaagtTGTTGACGTGTTCGGTTTAGTTCGTCATTAAGCGTATCTACAAGGATTAATAGTCGTTCTCTTTCTTCTTGTTCGACACGCAGCTGGGCATCTTTTTCCAGTAACCTTGACTGCAATGTGCTTAACTGCATTTGTTGCTCTGCCCCTCTCTTTGAATACTGCTCCGATTCCTTATTCATCTGTAATAACCTCTTCTTCAACTTTTCCTTATCGCTACAAGTATCCTCACCCGCTGAGAGTGAAGCTGATAATTCCTTTTCAAGTTTACtgatcttgaatttcagttctTTGTTTTTCTGGTTTGCATCCTTCAGTTCCATGGCCAGAATCTCACTTTTACTTTCATAGCTATGTAATTTCTCTGCATCGGCTTTATAGCCGACGTTTTCAGTTTGTAGTCGCTCATTTTCAAGTCGCAATTCTTCCACTTCTTTCAGAGTTTGGTCCAGTTTTTTATTCAGAGTctgaaaaagaataaaaaatctttttaaataaataaaaattcatcCGACATAAAATTTCAAGACAACAGTTGTGTTctgttcttattttttttatttgaacatttatttcacagatttaaaaaaaaaaaaagtactaaACAAACGCACAAAAAATTATCTTGTCACCcaagttttcatttcatttcaattccgTACAAATCAGTCACAAAACTGATTGGCCCACTCATGTCATGTGATAGTCACATGACATAAACCACATGACACTATATCCCAGACTTCCAGAGCTCAGCCAACAATAAATGTGACACTCTCTCCAGCACGATTGACGATTTTTATCttgtgttttaaatttttgaaaagGGGATGGAAAGTTAGCTCGTAACTTACAACTCCTAGGCATCATTTTATCACTGTCGTaggatttttattttgtcatacGTCGGAAGATTTATTCCCATTCCACTGTACTCGACACATTCAGTTAATACAGCGCTTTGGTCTGGGATTGACTTGTATTCCCCGTTGACACTTACTTATACAATACAAACTGTTTGCAAACATAAATTTGACTGCACATCAGCATTTAACTGCTTTCTTTGTCACGCTGGCAGTAAATACACTATGAATGGCCAAAGACAAGTGCGAGGAGATATCATTCATCATTATCTACCTTCAttgtgtgaatttttttttcttatttgatagaaaaatgagGAATAAAATTTCTGataaattttaatgtttttatgcCACACATATCAATTTTCATGTTGTGTTTTCATAGCTTAACAGTGTGTATATCATGTTATTATCTAACCTaatgtcacaaatattttttttgtaattttgacagaaaaattaggtataaaattGCTGATGAAATTTcgaattaatttttttctacaCTAATACATCGCTCTTCAATATGCATTTTCTTAACTCATCAACTTGATCATGTGTGtatctttcaatattttctttgtgAACATGATTTTTTAGCTTgtatattttgacagaaaaattAGGAATTGTTGatagaccccctccccccacacaTGTtgattttcttgttttctttacTTGTCAACTTGATTGTTCaaacaacatgtaaatatttttttgtcctttttgacaataaaatgagaaataaaattgCCAATGACATTTCAATGATGCTTACTTACATCAATCTCCATGTTGTGTTTCCTTAATTTATCAACTTGttcatgtaaatatgtacatttctttttatgaaattttgaacTACTGGTGAATTTCAACGTTGTTTTATTTCGCACTTACATCGATCTCCATGTTGTGTTTTCGTAACTTCTCCACCTGATCAACTAATATAGCGTTGTGCTTTTCCTGTGTCGTCAACTGTTTTTGcatctgaaaaaaatacattcaaaaaaaaaaaaagaacggtgtcatgaaatatgtacatgtttgtggAAAACAGAGGTAGACAACATTACGAAATATGACATTAGACACCTTTGCACACGGTAATAAAGATGGAACTCTTTAATTTTTAATTGAGGATTAGGGGTTTGAAATCAGGCCGCGTCCTCCCGGTGATTATCACAGACAACGTCCTCTCAGTTATTATCCTACACAACTACGTGTACACTTAATTGCTGTGGCATCTGCTTGCTGTATTATCATCAGATTTTTTTATGACACAACAGATTAATGGATATGAACAAAAGCTCAGCTCTGGTCACCTTTCTCGCCACTCATTTGCTTAATTGTTATCTCGGCCAATTTTCTAATGCCCAACGATCCTCCATATggatttgtttctttttttttcaattttttgacaACCTATACAAAAGGATGTAGCATATGTTGAAGTGATTTAGGTTT
This portion of the Glandiceps talaboti chromosome 7, keGlaTala1.1, whole genome shotgun sequence genome encodes:
- the LOC144437282 gene encoding uncharacterized protein LOC144437282 — translated: MSANCYPSKAEKGGGLEEQHDRLTSRHIETLGFLQEIVRENKQLKVKVEELEVELEAREELYQLAKNSQSRIGLFQEECLKRIDRAQDGLRRKHNEEMMKLVADKLESENEWLREKEQMQKQLTTQEKHNAILVDQVEKLRKHNMEIDTLNKKLDQTLKEVEELRLENERLQTENVGYKADAEKLHSYESKSEILAMELKDANQKNKELKFKISKLEKELSASLSAGEDTCSDKEKLKKRLLQMNKESEQYSKRGAEQQMQLSTLQSRLLEKDAQLRVEQEERERLLILVDTLNDELNRTRQQLEQQQHHHQHQQHHHQHHPPIVEKQSFKEYVRMKRELVSLREENETLKVGKLKQHNSLPRLTMESPETRDKLRSKNGSADSKERSRTFSKTHASISFSNFGALNKK